The sequence CGACTACGAGCAGCGTTTCCCGACCGATCTTGTTGAAGAAGTAAACGGCGTTCGCTTTTTCATTACACATGGTCATTTGTACAACGTCAAAATGACGCTCATGAATTTATATTATAAAGCGAAAGAAGTCGGGGCACGCATCGTTTGCTTCGGCCATTCCCATATTGCAGGGTGTGAACAAATCGATGACGTTCTTTTCATTAATCCAGGAAGCATTTTCTTACCGCGCATGCGTCGCGAAAAAACATACGCCATACTTCATATAGACGAAGCAACTACAACCGTACATTTTTACAATATCGACGGCAAACCGCTCCATGATTTAACAACGACATATACAACAAAATAGGGGCAAGAAAATTCCATCGCCCCTATTGACTTTTTTCATAAACATCATTACAATAACAATTGTCCAAACCACGATATGAAAGCGACATGCTGTTATCATTGTGTCCCAGTAGCTCAGCTGGATAGAGCAACGGCCTTCTAAGCCGTCGGTCGGGAGTTCGAATCTCTCCTGGGACGCTGACGATCCTCTTGCATAGGCAAGGGGATTTTTTTGTTTAGTCAAAAAATGTTCAAATTTTTTATTTTCACTCTTTTCCTTGATGTATCAATTATGTAAGCGGATACAAAACGTTTTAACTAATCGAAATAATCAAAAAATTCGATGAAATGGTATTGACTGTTTCAGTAAATGAGCGTATGATAATTTTCAAATAAATCTAACAAAAGTCGTAATCAACAGAAGAGGCAAGAGACGGCGAGCAGGGGAAGAGGGGAAAAGCATTGAGTGAACAGTGGATTTTTCTAAACGATGAATTTGTGACAAAAGAAAATGCAAAAATCTCTGTATACGATCACGGTTTTCTTTATGGGGATGGGGTGTTTGAAGGAATTCGAGTATATAGCGGTAATGTGTTTCGTATGAAAGAGCATATTGACCGTTTATACAATTCAGCGAAATCCATTTTGTTAAACATTCCGTACACAAAAGAAGAATTAACAAATATTATCGTCGAGACTGTGCAAAAAAACGGCTTTGAAGATGCGTATATTCGTGTCATTGTGTCGCGTGGTGTTGGCGACCTTGGGCTCGATCCGTACAAATGTCCGAAGCCACAAGTTGTTGTTATCGTTGAACCGCTCGCGATCTTCCCAAAACATTTGTATGAAACAGGCATTGAAGTAATTACCGTAGCAACAAGACGAAATCGTCCAGATGTATTAAGCCCGAAAGTAAAATCTTTAAACTACTTAAATAACGTATTAGTCCGAATTGAAGCACACTTAGCAAACGTCAGCGAAGCGCTCATGCTCAATGACCAAGGATATGTGGCTGAAGGGTCAGCAGACAACGTGTTCATCGTTAAAAATGGCGTGTTATATACACCACCAGGATATGTCGGGGCGCTTGAAGGCATTACGCGCGATGCGATTATCGACATCGCTAAAGATCTCGGCTATGTCGTCAAAGAAGAGCCGTTTACTCGTCATGATGTGTACACAGCAGATGAAGTGTTTTTAACGGGAACCGCAGCAGAAGTGATTGCGGTCGTTAAGGTCGATGGTCGTGTTATCGGTGACGGAGTGCCAGGCGAACATACGAAACGACTGTTAGAAGAATTTCGCAAACGTGTTGTTTCTGAAGGTGTAAAAGTATATGCTTCACAAAATGTCAATGCTGGGTAACAAATCAATAAAGAAAAAGCGTTGAAGAGGATAAGTAGCTGACGGGTTAGGCATCCACAGAGAGCCGGGGTAGCTGAAAACCGGTGATGTCTCCGTTTGTGAACTCCCCTCGGAGCGCCGTCCTGAACGATCGACTCTAGTAGGGACGGACGGGTGCACGTCACTCGTTATTAAAACGAGCGATGCGACGATCGTCGCGCGCTCCTGAGGTGGCTTTGCCACGAAGAAGGGTGGTACCGCGGGAAGGATGCAAGCCTTTTCGCCCCTTTGGTCCGCACGGACTGATGGAGGGGTGAGAAGGCTTTTCTTATTTCACATTTCTTTTAGGGGTGAAAAAATGGCAGCGAATATGAAAGTGAAAGAAAGAGTGGCAAAAAAACAAACGTTATGTGGAGCACTTATGTTGATCGAGGCGCTCAAGGCAGAGAATGTGAAGGTGATTTTCGGTTATCCAGGAGGAGCTGTATTACCAATTTACGACAAATTGTATGAGTCGGGTGTGTTTCACGTGCTCACGCGTCACGAACAAGGTGCGATTCATGCGGCAGAAGGATATGCGCGCATCTCTGGAAAACCAGGTGTCGTTATTGCGACTTCGGGACCGGGTGCGACAAATATTGTGACAGGTTTAACGGATGCGATGATGGATTCTATCCCTCTCGTTGTTTTTACAGGGCAGGTAGCTTCTAGCGTCATTGGATCTGATGCCTTTCAAGAAGCGGATGTGCTCGGCATTACCATGCCAATTACAAAACATAGTTACCAAGTACGTGATGTACACGAGCTGCCAAAAATCATTAAAGAAGCGTTTCATATCGCAACGACTGGACGTCCGGGACCTGTATTAATCGACATTCCGAAAGATATGGCTGTCGCAGAAGAAGAGTTTGACTATGAACAAGAAGTCCAGTTGCCAGGTTATCAGCCAACTACAAAACCGAATCATTTACAAATTCGCAAGCTCGTTGAGGCGGTCAGTCAAGCGAAACGACCGGTCATTTTAGCCGGAGCAGGTGTTCTTCATGCGAATGCTCATGAACAGTTAAAACAATACGCTGAACAACAACATATTCCCGTGATCCATACGCTCTTAGGGCTTGGTGGATTTCCTGCTGATCATCCATTATTTCTTGGAATGGCGGGAATGCATGGGACGTACACAGCAAACATGGCGCTGTATGAATGTGATTTGCTCATTAATGTCGGCGCGCGATTTGATGATCGGGTCACTGGCAATTTAGCACATTTTGCACCGAAAGCGACAGTTGCTCATATCGATATCGACCCAGCGGAAATCGGAAAAAATGTACCAACAAAAATTCCGATCGTTGGCGATGCGAAAGAAGCGCTTATTCAGCTTATTGAACAAAATGGAAAACGACCAGATGTATCGGATTGGCTTAAACAGTTGAACGAATGGAAACGGGAATATCCGCTTATGTATAAACGTGAACCAGGTGTATTAAAACCGCAACGGCTCATTGAAATGATTCATGAATATACAAACGGTGAAGCCGTTGTCACAACGGATGTCGGTCAACATCAAATGTGGGTGGCTCAATATTATAAATTTAAACAGCCGCATCGCTGGGTGACATCCGGTGGGTTAGGAACGATGGGATTTGGATTGCCAGCGGCAATCGGAGCGCAATTGGCACAGCCAGAGGCAACGGTCGTATCGATCGTTGGTGACGGTGGGTTCCAAATGACGTTACAAGAGCTATCTGTCATTCAAGAGCTAAATTTGCCGATTAAAATTGTCATTGTCAACAATCAGGCGCTTGGTATGGTTCGTCAATGGCAAGAAATTTTTTACGAAAAACGATATTCTCATTCCCTCATTCCGAATCAACCAGATTTCGTTCGCTTAGCAGAAGCGTATGGGATGAAAGCGATGCGTGCAACGACCGAAGAAGAAGCGGAATACGTATTGAAAGAAGCGCTTGCAACAAATGCGCCAGTTTTACTTGATTTTCACGTTTGTCCAGGTGAAAACGTATATCCGATGGTTGCGCCTGGAAAAGGATTGCATGAGATGGTGGGGGTGAAATGGTGAAGCGCATTATTACAATGACGGTAAATAATCGTCCGGGTGTGTTAAACCGTATTACAGGTTTATTTACAAAGCGACATTACAACATTGAAAGTATTACAGTTGGTCATACCGAATCAGAAGGCATTTCACGTATGACGTTTGTCGTCAATGTAGAGGATGAACGCATTGCCGAACAAATTACAAAACAACTGAACAAACAGATTGACGTATTAAAAGTGGTTGATATTACTGATCAAGCGATTATTGTTCGAGAGCTTGCTTTAATTAAAGTGGCGGTTACCCCAGCGACGCGCAGTGAAATTTATACGCTCATTGAACCGTTTCGCGCAGCGATTGTCGATGTAGCACGAGATAGTCTCGTTGTTCAAGTGACAGGTGAACCAGAAAAAATTGACGCGCTTATCGACTTATTAAAGCCATACGGGTTAAAGGAAGTCGCAAGAACAGGAACAACAGCGTTTCCGCGCGGTTCACAACGCGCATCATCAACAAACAAATCACTATTTATTATTTAAAAGGAGAGGATTTTATTATGGTAAAAGTATACTACAATGGCGATGCAAACGAAGCTTACATTCAAGGGAAAAAAGTAGCAATTATCGGATACGGTTCTCAAGGCCATGCGCATGCACAAAACTTACGTGATAGCGGTGTTGAGGTGATTATTGGGCTGCGAAAAGGGAAGTCGTGGGAAAAAGCAGAGCAAGATGGCTTTGTCGTCTTGCCTGTCAGTGAAGCGACAAAACAAGCTGACGTTGTGATGATTTTACTTCCAGATGAACATCAACCGAAAGTATATAAAGAAGAAATTGCACCAAACTTGCAGTCTGGAAACGCGCTCGTGTTTGCGCACGGATTTAATATTCACTTCAATCAAATTGTTCCGCCGAGCGATGTGGATGTATTTTTAGTCGCGCCGAAAGGGCCTGGTCATTTAGTGCGTCGCACATATACGGAAGGGGCAGGTGTACCTGCATTGATCGCTGTATATCAAGATGTGAGCGGTGAAGCGAAAGAAACGGCGCTTGCGTATGCGAAAGCGATCGGTTCCGCTCGGGCAGGTGTGATTGAAACAACGTTTAAAGAAGAAACAGAAACGGATTTATTTGGTGAACAAGCGGTTCTTTGCGGTGGATTAACTGCCCTTGTCAAAGCAGGATTTGAAACGCTTGTTGAAGCAGGATATCAACCAGAGATTGCATATTTTGAATGTTTACACGAGTTAAAGCTGATCGTTGATTTAATGTATGAAGGTGGTTTGGCAGGCATGCGTTATTCAATCTCTGATACAGCACAATGGGGCGACTTTGTGACAGGGCCACGCATCATTAACGATGCAGTAAAAGTGGAAATGAAAAAAGTGCTTGAAGATATTCAAACAGGCAAGTTTGCAAAAGGTTGGATTTTAGAAAACGAAGCGAATCGTCCAGAGTTTAACGCGATCAACCGTCGGGAAAACGAACATTTAATTGAAGTTGTTGGGCGCGAATTACGAAAAATGATGCCGTTTGTCAACGCTAAACAGAAAGATGTGGTGACGGTCGGTGCGAAAAATTAACATTTTTGATACGACGTTGCGTGATGGTGAGCAGTCGGCTGGCGTCAATTTAAACTTGCATGAAAAGCTAGAAATTGCTCGGCAGCTAGAGCGCCTCGGTGTTGATATCATCGAGGCGGGATTTCCTGCCGCATCAAAAGGTGATTTTCAAGCTGTTCAAGCGATCGCACAAACGGTTCGTAACTGTTCAGTCACAGGTCTTTCACGCTCAGTTCAATCCGATATTGATGCGGCATGGGAAGCGTTAAAGGACGGAGCAGAGCCACGTTTACACGTATTTATTGCAACGTCACCTATTCATATGCAATATAAATTGCGAATGACACCCGAACAAGTCGTTGAAACAGCTGTCGAATCTGTTCGTTATGCGAAAAAATATTTTCCAATTGTACAATGGTCAGCAGAAGATGCATGTCGAAGCGATCTCCCGTTTCTAGCGACGATTGTTGAGAAAGTCATTGAAGCTGGGGCAAACGTCATTAACATCCCAGATACAGTCGGTTATATTACTCCAAAACAATATGGTGACATATTCTCTTTTTTAAAGAAAAATGTTCGGAATATTGAAAAAATTAGTTTATCTGCCCATTGCCATGATGATCTAGGTATGGCGGTCGCAAACTCGCTTGCGGCCATTGAAGCAGGAGCGACACAAATTGAAGGAACAATTAACGGCATTGGGGAACGAGCAGGCAATGCGGCCATTGAAGAGGTGGCGGTCGCGCTTTATATACGAAAAGATTACTATCAAGCAGAGACGCGCTTGAACTTGCAAGAAATTAAACGCACGAGCAGTTTAGTCAGCAAGTTAACAGGAATGATTGTTCCGCCAAATAAGGCGATTGTCGGCAAAAACGCTTTTGCTCATGAATCGGGCATTCATCAAGATGGTGTGTTGAAGGAGAAAACAACGTACGAAATTATTTCTCCCCAGCTCGTTGGGGTGCAATCAAACTCAATGGTACTCGGAAAACATTCCGGACGCCATGCGTTTCGAACACGCATTCAAGAACTTGGGTATTCATTAACAGATGAAGAGGTCAATCGTTTGTTTGGCCGTTTTAAAGATTTAGCAGATAAAAAGAAAGATATTACGGATGATGATTTAATTGCACTTATTTTAGATGAAAAGCTAGACATGTATAAAAACTTTTATCAATTATGTTCGATTCAAGTGCAATACGGAACAAATCAAATCCCAACGGCAGTTGTTGTATTGAAAGATGGAGAAGGAAACGACATCCAAGAAGCAGCGACAGGGGCTGGTAGCGTTGAAGCGCTGTATAACGCTTTAGAAAAAGCGTTGCAAATACCTGTTACGTTGCTTGATTATCGCATTGAATCTGTCGGAAGCGGAAGGGATGCTTTAGCACAAGTGTACGTGAAAGTGTCGCTCGATAGGAAAGAAGCGAGCGGTCGGGGAACGGCACAAGATGTGCTAGAAGCATCAGCAAAAGCATATATTCATGCGGTTAATCGCATGTTCGTCATCGAAAAAATGCGAGAAGAACAAGCGCTTGCGGCGCAATAACAAAGGGGGATTTTTTATGTATCGTATCGCTATATTACAAGGGGATGGCATTGGAAAAGAAGTGACAAAAGGAGCGGTAAATATTTTACAGGCGATTGGTGATCGTTTCGGACATACGTTTCATTTTTCATACGGCTTAATTGGTGGAGAAGCGATTGACCGTGAAGGAACGCCGCTTCCAGAACAAACGCTTCACATGTGCAAACAAAGCGATGCGGTATTGCTCGGTGCGGTCGGAGGACCAAAATGGGACAATAATCCACCGCACCTTCGTCCAGAAAAAGGACTATTGCAAATTCGGAAAGAAATGAATTTGTTTGCCAATATTCGTCCTGTTACATTTTACGCGAGTTTAGCCGCTTCTTCTCCGCTTAAACCACATGTCATTGAAGGAGCAGATTTTGTGATCGTACGTGAGTTAACCGGAGGCTTATATTTCGGGAAACCGAGTGAACGCCGTGTTGAAAAAGGCGAAGAAGTGGTTGTTGACACGTTGTTTTATAAACGCGCAGAAATCGAGCGGATTATTACGTTTGCTTTTATGCTTGCGCAAAAACGAAAGAAAAAAGTAACATCGGTGGATAAAGCGAATGTGTTAGAATCAAGCCGCATGTGGCGAGAAGTAGCCGAGCAAGTGGCTAAACGTTTTCCAGACGTTCAACTTGAACATATGCTTGTCGATAATGCTGCGATGCAGCTCGTCCGCTCGCCAAAACAGTTTGATGTCATCGTAACTGAAAATATGTTCGGTGATATTTTAAGCGATGAAGCATCGATGTTAACTGGTTCACTTGGCATGCTTCCATCGGCTAGCTTATCCGTTGACGGCCCAGCGTTGTATGAGCCGATTCACGGTTCGGCTCCAGATATTGCAGGAAAAAACAAAGCGAATCCACTTGCAACGATTTTGTCAGCAGCGATGATGCTTCGTCTATCATTCGGTTTGACAGAAGAGGCGGATGTCATCGAACGAGCGGTGAAACAAGTGTTAAATGCTGGGTATCGTACAGCAGACATCGCTCAACATGGAGATTTTGTATTATCAACGACAGAAATGGTCGAAAAAGTAAAATATGCCATTTTAGATGATGTAGCTATTGAACGAATTATGCAAGTGTATGTGTAGGAGGGGTTGAATTGGCGCCAAAGACGATTATTGAGAAAATTTGGGATGAACACGTCGTTTATCGTGAAGATGGGAAACCCGATTTATTATATATTGATTTACATCTCGTTCATGAAGTCACATCTCCGCAAGCGTTTGAAGGATTGCGACAAAAAGGAAGAAAAGTGCGTCGCCCAGATTTAACATTTGCGACGATGGATCATAATGTTCCAACGATTAATCGGTCCGTTGTTGAAGATGAAGTGGCGAAAAATCAAATGACAGCATTGGAGCGGAACTGTCGTGAGTTCGGCATTCCGCTTGCCGATTTAAACAGCCCAGAGCAAGGGATTGTTCATGTCATTGGTCCAGAACTTGGGTTGACGCAACCGGGTAAAACGATTGTGTGTGGGGATAGCCATACGTCTACACATGGCGCTTTTGGGGCGTTAGCGTTCGGGATCGGAACGAGCGAAGTCGAACACGTATTAGCGACGCAAACGTTATGGCAACATCGTCCAAAGACGATGCAAGTGAACGTTACGGGGTCGTTAGCACCAGGCGTATCAGCAAAAGACGTCATTTTAGCGATCATTGGCAAGTTTGGAGTTGATTTTGGCACAGGTTACGTGCTTGAGTTTACAGGTGATGTTATTCGTCGGATGTCGATGGAAGAGCGGATGACAATTTGCAATATGTCGATTGAAGCAGGGGCGCGAGCTGGGTTAATTGCCCCAGATGATGTGACGTTTGCATATTTAAGAGAGAGAAAATATGCACCGAAAGGAGAAGCATTTGAGCAGGCAGTTGAAAAGTGGAAGCAGTTATGCACAGATGAAGGAGCGGTATATGATCGTGTCGTTCATATTGATGGAAGTGAAATTGCTCCAACAGTGACATGGGGCACAACGCCAGCAATGAGCTCTCCGATCGATGGAACTGTTCCAGATCCGAACGAATTCGCGACAGAAACAGAGAGAAAAGCTGTACAGTTAGCGTTGCAATATATGGGATTAAAACCAGGAACGAAAATGACGGATATTGCGGTGCAACATGTGTTTATCGGATCATGCACAAACTCGCGCATAAGCGATTTACGGGAAGCAGCGCAAATTGTAAAAGGAAAAAAAGTCGCACCGGGCGTCAGAGCGCTCGTCGTTCCGGGCTCACAACAAGTAAAAAAGCAGGCAGAAGAAGAAGGGATCGCGCAAATTTTTATTGACGCAGGCTTTGAATGGCGCGATTCCGGCTGCAGCATGTGTCTTGGAATGAATCCAGATACTGTTCCAGCAGGGGAACATTGCGCCTCAACGTCAAACCGCAATTTCGAAGGGAGACAAGGAAAAGGGGCGCGCACGCATCTCGTGAGTCCAGCAATGGCAGCCGCAGCTGCGATTTACGGGCATTTTGTCGATGTGCGTACATTGTATAAAGAAGTGGTAAGATAGGAGGGAAAAAGTTGGAACCATTCGTCGTTCATAAAGGAAAAGTGGCTGGCTTAGATCGAGCAAATATAGATACGGATCAAATTATTCCGAAACAATTTTTAAAACGAATTGAACGCACCGGATTTGGTCAATTTCTTTTTTACGATTGGCGTTATTTGTCGGACGGAACACCAAACCCA comes from Anoxybacillus flavithermus and encodes:
- the leuB gene encoding 3-isopropylmalate dehydrogenase — encoded protein: MYRIAILQGDGIGKEVTKGAVNILQAIGDRFGHTFHFSYGLIGGEAIDREGTPLPEQTLHMCKQSDAVLLGAVGGPKWDNNPPHLRPEKGLLQIRKEMNLFANIRPVTFYASLAASSPLKPHVIEGADFVIVRELTGGLYFGKPSERRVEKGEEVVVDTLFYKRAEIERIITFAFMLAQKRKKKVTSVDKANVLESSRMWREVAEQVAKRFPDVQLEHMLVDNAAMQLVRSPKQFDVIVTENMFGDILSDEASMLTGSLGMLPSASLSVDGPALYEPIHGSAPDIAGKNKANPLATILSAAMMLRLSFGLTEEADVIERAVKQVLNAGYRTADIAQHGDFVLSTTEMVEKVKYAILDDVAIERIMQVYV
- the leuC gene encoding 3-isopropylmalate dehydratase large subunit, producing MAPKTIIEKIWDEHVVYREDGKPDLLYIDLHLVHEVTSPQAFEGLRQKGRKVRRPDLTFATMDHNVPTINRSVVEDEVAKNQMTALERNCREFGIPLADLNSPEQGIVHVIGPELGLTQPGKTIVCGDSHTSTHGAFGALAFGIGTSEVEHVLATQTLWQHRPKTMQVNVTGSLAPGVSAKDVILAIIGKFGVDFGTGYVLEFTGDVIRRMSMEERMTICNMSIEAGARAGLIAPDDVTFAYLRERKYAPKGEAFEQAVEKWKQLCTDEGAVYDRVVHIDGSEIAPTVTWGTTPAMSSPIDGTVPDPNEFATETERKAVQLALQYMGLKPGTKMTDIAVQHVFIGSCTNSRISDLREAAQIVKGKKVAPGVRALVVPGSQQVKKQAEEEGIAQIFIDAGFEWRDSGCSMCLGMNPDTVPAGEHCASTSNRNFEGRQGKGARTHLVSPAMAAAAAIYGHFVDVRTLYKEVVR
- the ilvN gene encoding acetolactate synthase small subunit translates to MKRIITMTVNNRPGVLNRITGLFTKRHYNIESITVGHTESEGISRMTFVVNVEDERIAEQITKQLNKQIDVLKVVDITDQAIIVRELALIKVAVTPATRSEIYTLIEPFRAAIVDVARDSLVVQVTGEPEKIDALIDLLKPYGLKEVARTGTTAFPRGSQRASSTNKSLFII
- the ilvC gene encoding ketol-acid reductoisomerase — translated: MVKVYYNGDANEAYIQGKKVAIIGYGSQGHAHAQNLRDSGVEVIIGLRKGKSWEKAEQDGFVVLPVSEATKQADVVMILLPDEHQPKVYKEEIAPNLQSGNALVFAHGFNIHFNQIVPPSDVDVFLVAPKGPGHLVRRTYTEGAGVPALIAVYQDVSGEAKETALAYAKAIGSARAGVIETTFKEETETDLFGEQAVLCGGLTALVKAGFETLVEAGYQPEIAYFECLHELKLIVDLMYEGGLAGMRYSISDTAQWGDFVTGPRIINDAVKVEMKKVLEDIQTGKFAKGWILENEANRPEFNAINRRENEHLIEVVGRELRKMMPFVNAKQKDVVTVGAKN
- the ilvE gene encoding branched-chain-amino-acid transaminase — encoded protein: MSEQWIFLNDEFVTKENAKISVYDHGFLYGDGVFEGIRVYSGNVFRMKEHIDRLYNSAKSILLNIPYTKEELTNIIVETVQKNGFEDAYIRVIVSRGVGDLGLDPYKCPKPQVVVIVEPLAIFPKHLYETGIEVITVATRRNRPDVLSPKVKSLNYLNNVLVRIEAHLANVSEALMLNDQGYVAEGSADNVFIVKNGVLYTPPGYVGALEGITRDAIIDIAKDLGYVVKEEPFTRHDVYTADEVFLTGTAAEVIAVVKVDGRVIGDGVPGEHTKRLLEEFRKRVVSEGVKVYASQNVNAG
- a CDS encoding 2-isopropylmalate synthase — its product is MRKINIFDTTLRDGEQSAGVNLNLHEKLEIARQLERLGVDIIEAGFPAASKGDFQAVQAIAQTVRNCSVTGLSRSVQSDIDAAWEALKDGAEPRLHVFIATSPIHMQYKLRMTPEQVVETAVESVRYAKKYFPIVQWSAEDACRSDLPFLATIVEKVIEAGANVINIPDTVGYITPKQYGDIFSFLKKNVRNIEKISLSAHCHDDLGMAVANSLAAIEAGATQIEGTINGIGERAGNAAIEEVAVALYIRKDYYQAETRLNLQEIKRTSSLVSKLTGMIVPPNKAIVGKNAFAHESGIHQDGVLKEKTTYEIISPQLVGVQSNSMVLGKHSGRHAFRTRIQELGYSLTDEEVNRLFGRFKDLADKKKDITDDDLIALILDEKLDMYKNFYQLCSIQVQYGTNQIPTAVVVLKDGEGNDIQEAATGAGSVEALYNALEKALQIPVTLLDYRIESVGSGRDALAQVYVKVSLDRKEASGRGTAQDVLEASAKAYIHAVNRMFVIEKMREEQALAAQ
- a CDS encoding metallophosphoesterase family protein, yielding MNVLIVSDSHGLTKELQTIVSRHKQHVDTIIHCGDSELTSDHEALQGMLVVRGNCDYEQRFPTDLVEEVNGVRFFITHGHLYNVKMTLMNLYYKAKEVGARIVCFGHSHIAGCEQIDDVLFINPGSIFLPRMRREKTYAILHIDEATTTVHFYNIDGKPLHDLTTTYTTK
- the ilvB gene encoding acetolactate synthase large subunit → MAANMKVKERVAKKQTLCGALMLIEALKAENVKVIFGYPGGAVLPIYDKLYESGVFHVLTRHEQGAIHAAEGYARISGKPGVVIATSGPGATNIVTGLTDAMMDSIPLVVFTGQVASSVIGSDAFQEADVLGITMPITKHSYQVRDVHELPKIIKEAFHIATTGRPGPVLIDIPKDMAVAEEEFDYEQEVQLPGYQPTTKPNHLQIRKLVEAVSQAKRPVILAGAGVLHANAHEQLKQYAEQQHIPVIHTLLGLGGFPADHPLFLGMAGMHGTYTANMALYECDLLINVGARFDDRVTGNLAHFAPKATVAHIDIDPAEIGKNVPTKIPIVGDAKEALIQLIEQNGKRPDVSDWLKQLNEWKREYPLMYKREPGVLKPQRLIEMIHEYTNGEAVVTTDVGQHQMWVAQYYKFKQPHRWVTSGGLGTMGFGLPAAIGAQLAQPEATVVSIVGDGGFQMTLQELSVIQELNLPIKIVIVNNQALGMVRQWQEIFYEKRYSHSLIPNQPDFVRLAEAYGMKAMRATTEEEAEYVLKEALATNAPVLLDFHVCPGENVYPMVAPGKGLHEMVGVKW